In Scyliorhinus torazame isolate Kashiwa2021f chromosome 18, sScyTor2.1, whole genome shotgun sequence, the following are encoded in one genomic region:
- the LOC140395223 gene encoding immunoglobulin lambda-1 light chain-like, whose amino-acid sequence MMRMLCFFCSLALWLGYGQSQTLTQPPDLTVTPGNTATLDCNIGAGDSYYVNWYKQTPGAAPQWILYYYHSLSAPTYGSGFSSDRFTSKVNSGHNIYQLIIKNVEVNDAAVYYCGKWVSSGSAWVFGQGTKLFVAARQLPDPSVKLLGPSADEISTKGAGTLVCLVSKLSMGFAAVSWTVDGSPTSSDVQTSVASRNPDNSFSLSSYLAVPGRDWSSGKVYSCTVRQGAASKTTATASQSGC is encoded by the exons ATGATGCGGATGTTGTGTTTTTTCTGCTCTCTGGCGCTGTGGTTGGGCT ATGGACAGTCTCAGACTCTGACTCAGCCTCCAGACCTGActgtgacaccgggaaacacggccACACTGGACTGTAACATTGGAGCGGGTGATAGCTATTATGTTAATTGGTACAAGCAGACACCAGGAGCAGCTCCTCAATGGATCCTCTATTACTATCACTCTCTCAGTGCCCCTACCTATGGTTCCGGATTTAGCAGCGACCGCTTCACGTCTAAAGTTAACAGCGGCCACAACATTTACCAGTTAATCATAAAGAACGTGGAGGTGAATGATGCTGCCGTCTATTACTGTGGAAAGTGGGTTTCCTCGGGCAGTGCT TGGGTGTTTGGCCAAGGGACCAAACTCTTTGTCGCAG CTCGGCAACTTCCTGACCCTTCAGTAAAACTGCTTGGGCCTTCAGCCGATGAGATATCCACTAAAGGAGCCGGCACGTTAGTTTGCCTGGTCAGCAAACTATCCATGGGCTTTGCTGCGGTCAGCTGGACAGTCGATGGGAGCCCGACGAGCAGTGATGTCCAAACCAGCGTGGCATCGCGGAACCCGGACAACAGCTTCAGTCTCAGCAGCTACCTGGCAGTCCCTGGCAGAGATTGGAGCAGTGGGAAGGTGTACTCCTGTACAGTTCGACAAGGAGCAGCTTCAAAAACAACTGCAACAGCCTCTCAATCTGGCTGTTAA